TACTTTCCAAAATAGCCACAACCGAGGAGACAAGAGAAACTAATTTTAGGGGGAAAAGTGCATGTTATGGCATATGGGAGAGACAACAGCAAAACAAGGGTAATACTGTAAGCTACAAAAAGAGTATAAAGGAAATGCAAAAGGGATATTAAAAATAAACACTTTAATAAGTGAAGAGGTGAAGTGGGTCTTCAAAGTGGTGGAGGAAGAGGTCAGCATGGACATAAAGGATAACACTGAATTAGGATTCACCAAAATTATTGTAACCAAGTAACAGTAATGAAGAAAATAAGCCCTAACGAAGAAAATAAGCACTAAGTGACAAATATCCAGAACCAGATGGTTTCTTTTCAGGAAGAAAAGCAGTGAGAACATTGATGGTTATAGTCAAGGTATGACTGCAAAACCCTGCATGTCATTCCATTATTTAAGTAATCGGGAAACCAGGGAATGAAAACCAGCTTGATGTCAGGAAATTCAGACTGATAAAGGGGATAGTGTGACTGAATATTTTGAAAATTCAATTGATCAGTGAGCCAGCATGAGGGTAGGTGATGTTTGATTAAGTTGGCCCGATTAGATTTTTAAAAGAGGTGACTAAGTAGTGGAACGGGGAATATCTGTAGATTTCCATAAGACATCTGTTAAAGTTCCTCTATCATTTGGATGATGTTGAAGCTAAAAAAAAACCGAAGCCAATTTTTAAACTTTAATTGAGGAAATTGGCAGGATACAATTAGTAGTGTCCTGCAAGATTGAGGTTGGGGATCTTCACAGTTTGCAATGGGATAGAAAGCCAGATATCCcaaggtagcacggtggttagcattgctgcctacagcgctgaggacctggattcaaatcccggcccagggtcactgtcagcgtggagtttgcacattgtccccatgtctgcatgggtttcacccccacaacatgtgcaggataggtggattggccacattaaattgccccttaattgggtactctaaattttttttaaaagaaagccaGATATCCTAATGGCATTGACACTATAAACTGTAGATGGGAGCATGTAAATTTAGATTTAGTGAATGGACACTGGCAAAATGGAATTCAAAGTAAGATCATCCACTTTGGAcccaaaaataaattgaaaattcCCTTTTGAGTGGCGTGAAGCTAGAAATAGAGGCTCAAAAGAAATGCAAAATCTGGGCAAAAATGATCAAGATGGATCAATGGACGCAGGTCTCTACAAGAGTACACATCGATAGAAGTTATGCTACAAATGTATAAAGCCTTAATTAAATCACGAGTACAACGTTCTGGGCACTACATTTTAGGATTATATTGGCCTTGGGAGGGAGTGCAGTGTAAATATCAGAATCGTAATGGATTCCAAAGTTTGTGTAACTTATCCTAGTAATTTAAACCCAAGGTTTTATTCCATGAAATTTTATGCCCTTCGGCATCACTCAAGTATGATTGCCCAACTAAGAATCTTCTGTGTCATGGGTTATGGATCTTTGCGTGGCTGATGAGACTGATCGTAGTGCCAAATGGTGGCAGGAGGTGGAATAGGTTCTTGGACTAGAGATTGCTGGTATtcttttctcaggctccttttccagaccTCCTCTTGCTGTTGGATGTTCTGGATTGTTTCTCTTCGATTAGGAGGATCCTCCAAGTATGACTTTTCAGAGCAAGGGTTTCCCAGGCATTGAagttatgttgcatttcttgtgaTACACTTTCAAGGAGTCTTTGAAGCACTTTTGCCCTATTCTTGTTCAGATGCCTTCCTTGAGCTCGACAAAGATTTACTTTGGCATCCTCAGTACATGGCTGACCCAGCAGAGTTAAGATTGTGGCCtccatgctggtgctcttggctccttcaaggattcTGATGTTAGTATGCCTGTCCTCCCAACTGATGTGGAGAATCCATTTCAGACAgcgatggtacctctccagggtcGAGGTGGATTTGGTACGCAGTCCCAAGTTTCTGAGCATGTtttagaagagttgggaggatgacAGCCTTGTACACTAGATCTTGGTATCAGCACAGTACATTCTAGGTTCTGAAATGCAGTTGAACTCCACTGAATGCACTTTCCCAGCCAGGATGGAGACAAAACAGACCATTTTCGGACACATTCTCTCCTGTTCCCATTCCAAGAATGAAATTACTGAATCAAACTGTATCACCTATGCGCCGGTCCAAAGCTCGGCACTTCTAGATCTCATGGTCCTGTTCCCATCCCTTAGGGCTTGTTGGGGATGGCATTGTGTTGTTTTCTTTGGGTGGACACCTGATGCAGGACATCTTAAGGTTGATATGCTGTGCACGTGGAAAGACACAGGTAGGTCCAGTGGCAAGGGAACCCTACTGCTGCAGCCTGCATGTGCCATtgagtatcttctgcctgatctgCCATGGAGGACTGATTTTGGCTAGTTCCTTCCCTCAGACCTTTAGTCATGGGTGACCCCGCCAAGAGTCTAAAACTCTCCATCAATGGAATGCTCAAGCCTCTCTCAATGGCAAGGGGACAATATGGAATTTCATGACTTAGATTAAGGATTGATTTGATTGACATTTAGGTGGAAAACAGTTTTCTCCCAaccctatttccactggttgggaaACAACTTAACTGATACTTGGAAATCTTCTGTAAATGGCAATGGATGCTAGattaataaatacattttatgAAGGAAGGGATATAGggctaggtcacagatcagccatggtttaaTTGAATCGTGGAACAGGTTCAAGGAATAAATCACATTCTCCTGTCCCATGTTTGAGAGCACAGCAAATGTCAGAATTTCTTGTAATTACATACATCACAATCTCATGGAGgaaaatgtttaaaaattgtACTATAATCTTAGACTTGTTAATAAGCCACACCAAGAACCAAAACCAAATTGAGAAATGTACATAGTCAACAGTAGCCAAGTCAAAATGCAATAATGTCTGTTTACCTCCATTACTTGAACAAACATTTCTTGAGGGTACTGTGGTATCAATATTTCATAGATTTCTTGCAAATATGCAACTTGCATGTAGATGTTAAGCCAAGATACAATGGTTATTGGACACAAACTCCACTTCAGAGCCTAGAACAATTTGAACACAACAGATCAATCATCTGACAATTGATTCTAATTAATCTGCAAGATCAGCAAAATATTTTAGTACCAATCAGATGAGGTCACTTGATCTGCCTTCTATTCAAGACTTATTGAATAGAAGCCTCATTCAGGTTCTTGACCCATCCTACATATTTTAATTCAAACATATAAAGAATTAaaaggtaaaagcaggcagaacTTATAACCTGGCCAATTATAACATACCTTCAAGACAACCAGTTCCATGTTGAGGATTTCTTCTTCTGTGCAAGCTCCATCAGTAACATAAGCAAACTGGTGTAGCTTTGGTGGGTAGATTTCCTGAAAAAAAAAAGCCGTTATTAGTTGCACTGCAACTGAATGGAAAATGGAATTCAAGAGTCTAGAATCTAATTATTCCCTTACCTCCAGCTTTGCAGCAATAAATAAAGCTGAAATACCAATAAGCTGCAATCGTGTCTTCACAACATTTTGCTGTGTTGCCATAAACCTATCGAAGAAGTCCTGGGCTAAATAAAATGTTTCTCTGTGTAGCTTGTAGACTTCGCAAACCTTTGGTAGGAAAATAGCCAATTTCAACAGGTAGCAGAACTTCAATTTGCCAAAATAATTTGTCCTTAACCCTTTGAATTTACAGAAGCATTCCTATAGAACCAAGCCAGAATTGTTATTTCTAAAgccaaaataataaaatgtttGACAGGTCTCAGCTGGAGACTCAGAAGCAAGtgctttcctttaaaaaaaaatgatagcAAAGTAGTTAGTagcctactcctgtccctataGTACAAACCTGTTGTTTCACTTAGCAGCATGGCCAAGTTGATCTATTTCACTAGAACTGCAAGATACATACTGGAATGTAGGCTGTTGGTTCAAACACCCATACAAAGTACTGCATCAAAACAAGTATTACAGTATTAGATATAAAGAATTTACCAGTTACATAAACCTACAGATGGAAAAGGCCAGAGTAACATGAAAGGGAATGAGATCACACCATTCACTGCATGcagctgttttgggacatcctatATGCACTTCAGCCACTGTTGTAACATAGGGAATATGCACAATGTTATTAGTGACCAGGTAGACATTGGTTGATATAAATATTGATCATAAAACCTTTGTTTGAACAACTCTATGGCATCTCATTCCCATCCAATGTAAAGTGCAAGTGTCAATCCAGattgtggatttttaaaaaatcattttatttGAATTGTGCCTTTCAGGGGAAGGTGTGTGCCAAACATCAGTTCAATTCAAAAGCCACAGAGCAAAGATTGAATTAGTGAAGATTACTTTTAAAATACTTACCTCCATTAACCAGTCTAGAAGAATAGTCCTCATCTTGGGTTGCAAGAGGGGATGTTTTTGCAAAACATCTTTGTCTCTTAAATATGCCTGTTCTTTCTTCAAAAGGATATTCCATACTTCATCGCAATTTCCCCAGCTGTTAAGAAAAAACAGCCATTTTGCTTAATAGCTGTGTGCACTACATACTTGATAAACATCTCAGGCACTAAAGTATAGTGTGGGTAAATGCACTTACCAGAGTACTGGTAATGGTGAAGCTCTAGTTGGAGTGACTAAGACATTTTTGAACCTGCACTCCACATAACTAATAGAATTTGATGTAACCACATCATCTGGATTTTTGTGCAATGTTGAATTGAGTCTGTATGGATGTATACAGTTGCTTACAGTATTCCAGCAAGCCTGCAATTAGTCAATTTTGCACAAATTAGAAAAATAACTATTACAATATTCTTTTCACTTCTAGGAATAGGTTTGAATTGACCTTCACTTTGGCACAATCAGATCTATCCCAGCTATAAAATCTCAGTTGAATTGGCCAAGTCAGAGAAAAAAGCCCACTTGGCTCATCAGGTCAGCACCAGCCAAGAATCGAGCCAGTCAGCCCAATTCCTCTTTTCAGCATTTGGTCTGCAGCCCTGCAGGTTATGACATTATGCATATCCAGAcactttttaaatgaaatgagGGTTTCACCTCTACTACCCTTTAAGGCACCAAGTTCCAGACCAAACGCACTCTGTCacttttctcctcatctcccctctaatctttctaGCAGTCTCTCGGCTAAAGTAAACAGACCCTCCCCATCCACTATCCCAAGCCTGCACAATTTGTACATCAATCAAATTTCCCTAAACTACCtgttccaataaaaaaaaatcccagCCTGTCCAAACCTTCCACATGCTGCAGTTTTCCAGTCATGGCAACATCCTTGAGGAAGGACCCTGTACTATCAGATATATTTAATACCcaaaacatatatacacacactcaacAGGAACATGTTGCACCTATTAGCAGTCCAAAATGGCTCTCAAGAGATGATATAACTACATTAAAAGTATCCTAGGCTAGTCTCATACTGTTAATTAAATGCATCCAAGATTAATTGCACACCATGCAAGGAATTCTAGATTAACTGCAGCAATTGAACTAGTATAGCAGCTGTACTGCCAGCCATTAGCATAGTCTATGACATTCAACTGCTTTTAAAGGTTTCGGAACGAGAAGTCCCAAAACTGATTGCCGAATGCTGGAAACCTGTCAAGTTTCTGATTGTCACTTCATGTTCAGAACACACTGACAGGATCAGATTTGGCTGTAATGTCCCCACAGTCAAATAATAGTTCTCAACTCTAGCATTTGGGGAGAGTTAATTTTTTAATAGTATTACAGTGTTTCAAGATTAACATTCCACACCACCATCCAAATGCTGATACTTCTATCCAGGTTCATAACATGAAGTGTGGCTACTCGAAAATGGCTGGCAGTGTTGGAACCACACTTCAGTGCCTTTGGTTAAGAGAAATTTGGGGAAAGGGATCAAGGTAAAGAGAAAATTATGGTTAAAAAGAAACAGCAAGAATTCTGAAAAGTTACTATGTTTAGCTAGATAAAATGCTACATGAAATAAAGATGGTTACCAGTAGATAATCAACAGCAACCCAGTGGACAAATTAGTAGAATCAGTCCTGAGaaataggattaactgtcacatggAAAAGTATAGACTAATTAGGgatagccagcatggatttgttaaagtaaGGTCTTGCCTCAAAGTCGATTGAAGTGACGAGAAGAGTTGATGAAGGTAGTACAGTGTTGTGTACACagattttagcaaggcgtttgacaagttCCCGCATGGCAGATCAgtcaaaaaagtaaaagcccatgggatacagggcaatgtggcaaactggattaaAAATTGGCTTAGCAACAGGCGATGGTTGATGGCTGCCTTTGCAAATGGAAACTTGTTTCAAGTGGCATTCCTTATACTGTTTAtgttatattaacgatttggacagGAACAGATGGGcacaattgggaaatttgcaaacAACACAATGATTGGGTGAGCAGTGTCCAGTGTAGAGAATAACTATAATTTCCAAAATGATATAGatcggttggtggagtgggcaataaagtggcagatagaatttaacacaAGTGTGAAATCatacatttagggaggtcaaacaataaatgggaatatactaagggaTAAATGAAGAGAGCGATCTTGGCGTACATGTTCACAGGattctaaaggcagcagttcaaatacacaaggttgtaaagaaagcatatggaatactCTCCTTCATTGACAAGAGGTATACAATATAAACACAAAGGATCTAATTTTGgatttgtataaaacactggtgaggccataaGTGTTGtgcgcaattctggtcaccacattacaggaagaacataattgctctggagagattgcagaagaggtttacaagaatgttgtcagggctagAATTTGTAGCTATGAGTAGAGATCGGATCGgttgggttattttccttggaacaaagaatgctgaggggtgacttaattgaggtgtacaaaattatatggGGACGTGATACGGTGGACGGAATAAAatggtttcccttggtggagaattctcaagccaggggacatagattcaaggtaagtggcagaaggtgtagaggacaTGAAGAACATAGaggacacagagggtagtgggaatctggaattcactgccaagttggtggtggaaacagagacccttaaaaagtacctggatctgcactttTAGTGCTGTAAACTACAGGACTATGGATCAGGGTGCAGAAAGGTTCGATTAGAAAgtgcacctgggtgtccttgggctggaaTGGACAAAATGGGcatatggcctcctgctgtgttgtaacttttctgtggttctatgatattaaatttttttaaaaataaagtatacccaattattttcttcccccaataaaggagcaatttagtggtgaatctacctcacctgcatatctttgggttgagggtgaaacccacacaaacatggagaatatgcaaactccatcgAGATagcaacccgggtcctcagtgccagagacagcggtgctaaccatgGCACCCCATGGTGGTTAGCTTTCTGATCACTACTTTTGGCATTATACCAGTGACCATTAACTGGATGAAAGTTTTATTGATAATATAATTTGAGTTGAAGTTACATTTTTCCAGATTAAATGGCATACAACATAGAAAGCAAGCAAAATAAAAACAACTAATTTCTGCCTTTTAATGGTCGATATCTGGGGACAACAATATAGAGTCAACTGGCCAACAAAGTTTTTAATCTACATGATCCCAAAGCCCTGGTGAAAGTCCAATTAGCTATACTATGGACTGCAAAGCCGCTGAAAGACTCTCTAATGCTGCCTTAAGTTCATAAACCCCAAATTCATCTGGGGTTTTTTTGGAAGGTGGAAAACAGGTCAGAAAAGTTTTACATAAGTTTAATTACACCACAATAGTGGTGATTAGTATAGATATTAGACCCAAGTGCTCCACAATAGACAACAAAGTGACCCACAAAGACCAAAAGCACATTCTCTAGTATCAAGGCCCAGCTGTACGCAGGAATAAGCAAACTGCGGAACAGTTAGTGGCAGCATGCTGAACCCAGATCATAACCGGCTCAAAAGTTGATTTTATAGCAAACTGTTCAGTACATTGTAAAGATCATGGTTAAATAATTAGACCGTGCAATTACCTTCTTTTCGTATGGTTTCGTTGTCTGCACTTCTGTAACTT
The window above is part of the Scyliorhinus canicula chromosome 9, sScyCan1.1, whole genome shotgun sequence genome. Proteins encoded here:
- the ccne1 gene encoding G1/S-specific cyclin-E1 isoform X2, whose product is MPRKSEIINQSTKAEETKEIVLRSRKRKANVAICLQDLDEVTEVQTTKPYEKKACWNTVSNCIHPYRLNSTLHKNPDDVVTSNSISYVECRFKNVLVTPTRASPLPVLCWGNCDEVWNILLKKEQAYLRDKDVLQKHPLLQPKMRTILLDWLMEVCEVYKLHRETFYLAQDFFDRFMATQQNVVKTRLQLIGISALFIAAKLEEIYPPKLHQFAYVTDGACTEEEILNMELVVLKLLDLCILDLKCLEFTYGVTAASALYHFSSCELVHKVSGFEWSEIEGCVKWMVPFAMALREMGSIKLKKLKGVWPEDLHNIQTHSNSLSLLDKAHTKQALLLEQSRCSPVPSGILTPPQSSKKHNSGVGPHEHLQP
- the ccne1 gene encoding G1/S-specific cyclin-E1 isoform X1 is translated as MPRKSEIINQSTKAEETKEIVLRSRKRKANVAICLQDLDEVTEVQTTKPYEKKACWNTVSNCIHPYRLNSTLHKNPDDVVTSNSISYVECRFKNVLVTPTRASPLPVLCWGNCDEVWNILLKKEQAYLRDKDVLQKHPLLQPKMRTILLDWLMEVCEVYKLHRETFYLAQDFFDRFMATQQNVVKTRLQLIGISALFIAAKLEEIYPPKLHQFAYVTDGACTEEEILNMELVVLKALKWSLCPITIVSWLNIYMQVAYLQEIYEILIPQYPQEMFVQVMELLDLCILDLKCLEFTYGVTAASALYHFSSCELVHKVSGFEWSEIEGCVKWMVPFAMALREMGSIKLKKLKGVWPEDLHNIQTHSNSLSLLDKAHTKQALLLEQSRCSPVPSGILTPPQSSKKHNSGVGPHEHLQP